The DNA region caatggcagcctttgagCCAACATAGACCCTATTCTAATGAAAgactttggtagcaacctgatggtttctttaaaaattttttttttttttttttttttaactgacacctttttaaaacaatatatcgattctttACGGGagaatatcgataaccttttgggctacaaagttttGCGagatatcaccttttcgatatattgccACACCCCTAATAAGCAGTGTGAATTCAACTGAACTCACTTAATGTATTATATTACACcgggtggtcgagatgttcaaaTCAGGAGTAGCGCAATGccaattttttgaaaataccATGGTCCATGACAGAATcttactcccagtcaaaatggattggatgtctattgccgttaatggtaggcaatgagttaaactcGTGATATCTTTGGCAAACATAACACACAATTATATGCAAGTATTTGAAATGGAGCGCACCTCAATTTGCTTTGTCATCTCTGTTTGCtcagttttttgtttctttttgctcctcttgattttggctttAGGTTCCTCCTCAACTGGGACGTCTGCAATTTCAACTGGAGCTTCCTGAACAACAGGAAAAGAAAATGCGtgtcaaaaaaaatataacaattccGATTTCTATCAAAACAAGATCCAATTACAATCCtcccaattgattttttttcggtCCCTTAACAGATGCACCaataaagtacagtggtatctctacaAGCATTATTTTCAGGTTATGACACGTTCAActcaggaaaatattgcctcttgccaACAGGCAAAAATACTACACAATATGTAAAAGATACGTATGTACTCCCTGCTTTTAATATTTGCGTGATAATATTCCTGCAGCCCTATTGGTCATAATATTTCATATCTTGCTTAGTAATGGAATTCCGCTCACCTATTGGCCTATTTGGGTGACGCAGTTTGATGGCGTGCACAGGCGCAACAGTGTTATTGTTTAGATTACGGGTCGACGTTTGAGCCAAATGAGCACAAGGCTCCTCTCGTGTTTTTGTCTCACGAAGAGTTTCAGCCCACAGGCGGTTCATTACATTAGTAGCACGTTAGAGCACAGGTCTACTCGCGTTTTTGGGTCACGAAGAGATAGGTGATAGGCACCATCGATCTCATGAAAGAGGAAATTgcctcactgttttgtggcaaaaggattttttttagatgaatcttccattgaattacaccccagtcgccgcaaatattgcaggagacctactggagcctgcatggatccgagattcactcagaaaacagtgaagtttggtggtggcaaaatgatgggtctggggttacatccagtatgggggtgtgcgagggatctgcagggtgggaagcaacataaatagtctgaaatatcaacaaatcttagctgcctcttacattcctaaccattaaaagggacaaattctgcagcaggatggtgctccatcgcatacttcaatctctacctcaaagttcctcaagaaaaagaagatcaagatcctccaggactggccagcccagtcaccagacatgaacaggatgaaagaggaagcatggaagatgaaacccaagaatgttgatgaactgtgggaggcatgcaagattgCTTTCTTGGATGTTCCCGATGACTtcctcaataaattgtatgaatccttgccgaaccacatggatgcagtccttcaagcccatggaaatcatacaaaatattaaatttggatctcacagcaccactacttaattcgcttatgttatgtaacatttttgcatttgaagtacattttttgttcaattttcacattgCTTTCTGTAGGCAACAAATTTTTTGTCTTGCCAGAAttagacctttatgtcttcattaaatggtaaatcttttttcagtgaaacaaatatatttttgtacattcaacatcatttgggagggtcttagcattcatatgagccatttctgaaaccaattgaataatttaaagtcaggttattagcaattgtttctacaaaatggataagcgacaacacttttgtcagggactgtagatttcagtatatatatttttttaaacaaatcttCACCCGTTTGGAAAAAAGGATAAGTTCACACAACAGAATGACTTCATGATATCAGTACCGTAATTTACTGACTATTAGccgctcccccccccccctccctcatttttaatcctgtggtttatagtccagtgcggcttatttgttaatttatttgagttaataggtatcactttctttgacagcggcatcataagactaccataagactgttataattatggcatgacactatcatgggcattaatgacattatgaattatgtcaccaactcaatttatgtccagctcggaactttacatccatttaaaagtgagataacttgccggatgacacaaaatgacatcagtcatacgcattcattaatgctcatggcagtgtcatgtcataattatgatggtcgtatgacagtcttatggcgccactgttaatgttaccaaataccataacaattaatgaaacaactggataggtaactgaagaaataattagcagagaacatgaattttaattgttatttacatgtgtagcgctgcaatgcatgttaggtggcatgttggacgacaacagtgttgacaccaGAAGTTGCGCGGTCTCCACCAcgcgagcagtgatggccaaacaaagcttcttgaagcaatgaagcttcgcagccaattggttcaaagctccatggtggttcatttgatctaatgacagtcttatgatgccgctgtcaaataaagtgttaccttatcggttaatgtcttttgatgtaaatatcccataatacagtgaggacagctgcggcttatagtccggtgcgacttatctatgaacaaatgccattttcgtgtcgaaTTTGGTGGGTCAAGGCTTTTCATCAAGTTCAGTTTAGTTCAGTTCAAGTGCgccatatagtccgaaaattcagGGAATTACTTTGACTGATGTGATTGTTGCTGTATTTATGGCTATTTTTGCCAGGCCTCTCTTGAATTACCTGCAGTCCTAGGACCATACCTGCAGTTTGTATTGaattgttaaatataaaattactcagtcctatttttttctgttattcgtaggaagaattgacggagaataagttgtcttttagccaaagcgtgtttaatttccactgacatgcggatacatcctctctcattgctgtctcgTTCTGGTGTGGGGAATACGGCGCTGATGTTTTGTGTCTTATTTCACTTTTTCTCAACAATGTTTGGAACTCATTGCAAGTATATTCAGTCCCGTTATCAGATCGGATGCACCTTACTTTCCCCATaaggtttatcctaacaagttgaataaatattagcaAGCTTCAAGACGGTTTGTCGAGCAAGTTTGGTTGTCAacgggacatcaatattacaaattctgACAAAAGATTTTagatttgtctttttgggtcaaaaatgttgattataagaagaaaacaacagtttggacatgaaggttatggtgtcctgaaaaaagggacccaaccaggtcattgtgaacatttttttctttggaatATAAACCCAACATCAAAGGTATGCAAATTCGGATAAAATAGGCTCAGGTGTTAGAGGGTTAattagttaaaaacaaaaaaaaacatacttcaatattttttgttgcctcttgctctgtttttttctttttgtgcttCTTGACTTTGGTCCTTTGTTGTTCTTCTGTCGCAAGACTGATTTCTGGAATTTGAACTAGAATTTCCTGGGTAAAAGGTAAAAAATAGCCAGTCAGTGCTTCCATGTCCAGTTAAATTaacttgtgaacatttttttctttggaatataaaggcaacatcaaaggtatgcaaatttggacaaaataggctcaggtgttaaatggttaattaaaaaaaacatacttcaatattttttgttgCCTCTtgctctgttgtttttttctttttgactttggttttttgttgttcttcTGCCACAAGACTGATGTCTGGAATTCTAACTGGAGCTTCCTgggtaaaaggtaaaaaaaaagccagtcAGTGCTTCCAAATCGAGTTAAATTAACTtccgaacatttttttctttggaatataaaggcaacattaaAGGTatgcaaattcggacaaaataggctcaggtgttaaacggttaattaaaaaaaaaaaaaaaacatacttcaatattttttgttgCCTCTtggtctgttgtttttttctttttgtgctttttcactTTGGTCTTCTGTTGTTCTTCTGCCGCAAGACTGATGTCTGGAATTCTAACTGGAGCTTCCTGGGTAAAAGGGAAAAGATAGCCAGTCAGTTCTTCCAAGTCCAGTTAAATTAACTTCTGAACCAAACAATGAAACTGTTTTCCAACAAAAAACATGTTCTTCATCTACTAACCTCTAATTCCAACCTCTTCCTTTTGCGTTCTTTGGTTTGTGCCATACAAATCTGATCGTCAGTTGTTGGCAATTTCGTCCTCTTTGATGACTTTTGTTGTAATTTGTCTTCAGCCATGTTCAAATTCAAGCCCTGCAATGAACataaacaaaatgaatgaacaGAAAAGAAAGGAGTTGTTTACCATGTTTAGATTTTCTATTTTAGATTGTCTGTCTTCGGTTTCCTTTCTTTCTTCGGGCAGGTTATTCCACTTTTTGTGACTGTCAAAGATTTATTTctcgggcaaattattccacGTTTTGTAACTGTCAAAGATTTATTTctcgggcaaattattccacgttttgtaactgtcaatgaaaccgattatgatgacaataaacatttcattcattcattcattttcgagATGGTGACAACAATTTGGAAATGTTTACAGTGTGAATAGAATACATTTAGACCACAATAAACAACGCCAAACCACTACTTTTGTCTAAATGAAGCTCTTTCACTCACTTCAAATGTGCTCTGGCAAAAAAGATTACTAGGTTATAGTTACGAACTAACAGAAAACGTAATTTGTAAGAACAAACTTAAACTACATTAAAATGTTGTGGGGTTTCTATGTTAagaaatctaaataaattaattttacTCACACAGTACGACGAAGTGATATAGACAGCACACTACACACGTTGACTAGCACGCCGCACAACCAGGAAATGACGTCTCCATACAGAACTCTGATTGGATGAAATTACAGTTCTGTGATTGGCCCAAAACGATGACGCATTCAAGGGATGCGTAACTCGGCAAGCTAATTTCAGACCTGTTAATGCGAATATCCTTTACTT from Corythoichthys intestinalis isolate RoL2023-P3 chromosome 21, ASM3026506v1, whole genome shotgun sequence includes:
- the LOC130909905 gene encoding uncharacterized protein C7orf50 homolog isoform X2, yielding MAEDKLQQKSSKRTKLPTTDDQICMAQTKERKRKRLELEEAPVRIPDISLAAEEQQKTKVKKHKKKKTTDQEATKNIEEAPVRIPDISLVAEEQQKTKVKKKKTTEQEATKNIEEILVQIPEISLATEEQQRTKVKKHKKKKTEQEATKNIEEAPVEIADVPVEEEPKAKIKRSKKKQKTEQTEMTKQIEISNPPEGSDDLSPEERRILERKMKKMMKKEEKKKLKAAAMTSRKSEESSGPTASQQALDYLTCWANDRTTWKFQKTRQTWLLQNMFDSEQIHDEKFLLLLEYLEGLRGGSRETTVQKALVLVQESGQAPEDGDVQKRAHRAREVIQMLS
- the LOC130909905 gene encoding uncharacterized protein C7orf50 homolog isoform X1; protein product: MAEDKLQQKSSKRTKLPTTDDQICMAQTKERKRKRLELEEAPVRIPDISLAAEEQQKTKVKKHKKKKTTDQEATKNIEEAPVRIPDISLVAEEQQKTKVKKKKTTEQEATKNIEEILVQIPEISLATEEQQRTKVKKHKKKKTEQEATKNIEEAPVEIADVPVEEEPKAKIKRSKKKQKTEQTEMTKQIEISNPPEGSDDLSPEERRILERKMKKMMKKEEKKKLKAAAMTSRKSEESSGPTASQQALDYLTWCSCGYCAVMPTVDECVCCGEQERVREKMEGAGVQCITQHPGFQPVCLNTDILQTDNAYRKNYEDQSGNNWKRYTAYCQFVRWVYEFLGQRSRVPLPACVVNKIRTTFPSPDFVGFQP